In the genome of Acidimicrobiia bacterium, one region contains:
- a CDS encoding BTAD domain-containing putative transcriptional regulator codes for MAEAMEFRLLGPVDLLAGGHSILPGSTRQRDLLTLLLLHRNRVVSTDRLIDRLWDARPPATATSALQVYIAKLRKLLAQHNGGSPAVIVTTSGGYSLEVDEACIDASRFEDLVRRGRAAMASGSAGAAAVTLTEALALWRGDALADVRHLDGAQIEATRLDELRAGAIGDRIDADLAIGKHGGLIAELEKLVKYHPLRERHWEQLMLALYREGRQADALRTYKRAADVLGEELGIEPGPPLQDLEESILLQDPRLTLTTASAETPTNLDPPATAFIGRHQELERITALTRQRPLVTLTGPGGCGKTRLALEIGGSLLSDYPDGVWFVDLAPLTPGDEITDTVAETLGVAPEPGQDVIEAIRKFLWAKRTLLILDNCEHVIDGSVHLLSKLPTDPEGTSVLATSRQRLNVQGETSWTVPPMRLPDPADPPDGIAKADAVILFIDRARRRNPDLEEDAGTLPAAGQICRRLDGLPLAIELAAARANVLSIPEIAERLDERLSLLTRGDRGLPHRHVALRETIRWSYDLLNDDERKLFDRLSVFKGGFTLEAAHHVGETTSETLDLIGGLVEKSLLQAEIVPDRPTRYRSLETLREFAAARLDEADLTGVCAGRHLDYYLAGARNAAASVGGPDEPVWFARLDQDHDNLRAALDRATADNPVAAIELADALTSFWMHRGYAPEGRKRLLDLLDRYRDLPEDLVAKAEWTLGVLAYSMDDYTAARISMERALEIERGAGETGRVARVLNGIGVLALQSGDYATARQRYEESSTMFEALGDVRGVATAELNLGIALVNLGEVATAREHFEAARDRFEKIGDDRERAHCLLRLGFVDELEGRADTALDLHHQSLEINRQLGNRLGVADAAQYTADLEASHGSEDMAALLLIESLEAFVDLDSPVGVARVLFTTAVLATRRGDAGSAAKLYGAEEAIRDVARAPVPAANRAGHDNVVASLQDELGTTQFEALRSRGRMLSRDQTVELALQVLHN; via the coding sequence ATGGCAGAAGCCATGGAGTTCCGGCTATTGGGGCCGGTCGACCTGCTGGCAGGGGGCCACAGCATCCTGCCCGGAAGCACGCGCCAACGGGATCTCCTAACCCTCCTGTTGCTCCATCGGAACCGGGTCGTTTCCACCGATCGTTTGATAGATCGACTCTGGGATGCTCGACCTCCGGCAACTGCCACCTCGGCTCTCCAGGTCTATATCGCCAAGTTGCGCAAACTGCTGGCTCAGCACAACGGTGGATCACCCGCCGTCATCGTCACGACAAGTGGTGGATACTCACTCGAGGTCGACGAGGCGTGCATCGATGCCAGCCGTTTCGAAGACCTGGTCCGCAGGGGGCGCGCCGCCATGGCTTCTGGTTCTGCGGGCGCGGCCGCCGTCACCCTGACGGAAGCACTGGCGCTCTGGCGCGGTGATGCTCTGGCAGACGTTCGCCATCTCGACGGAGCCCAGATCGAGGCGACCCGATTGGACGAACTTCGCGCCGGTGCAATAGGCGATCGGATCGACGCCGATCTGGCCATCGGGAAGCACGGTGGGCTGATCGCCGAACTCGAGAAGCTCGTGAAGTATCACCCGCTGCGTGAGCGGCACTGGGAGCAGTTGATGCTGGCGCTCTATCGGGAAGGACGTCAAGCAGATGCTCTCCGCACATACAAGCGCGCGGCAGACGTCCTCGGGGAAGAACTCGGAATCGAGCCAGGCCCACCCCTTCAGGACCTGGAAGAGAGTATCTTGCTTCAGGACCCCAGGTTGACCCTCACCACTGCGTCCGCCGAGACTCCCACCAACCTCGACCCGCCCGCGACCGCCTTCATCGGGCGGCACCAGGAACTCGAACGCATCACTGCACTCACCCGACAGCGTCCCCTGGTCACGCTGACCGGGCCGGGAGGCTGCGGCAAGACCCGACTCGCCTTGGAGATCGGCGGATCCCTCCTCTCCGATTACCCAGACGGCGTCTGGTTCGTCGACCTCGCTCCACTCACGCCCGGAGACGAGATCACCGACACAGTCGCAGAAACCCTCGGCGTTGCACCGGAACCGGGCCAAGACGTCATCGAAGCCATCCGGAAGTTCCTGTGGGCGAAACGGACGCTTCTGATCCTCGACAACTGCGAACATGTCATCGACGGATCCGTCCACCTGCTCTCGAAGCTGCCGACCGACCCCGAGGGCACCTCGGTGCTGGCAACCAGCCGCCAGCGTCTCAATGTGCAGGGCGAGACCTCCTGGACCGTGCCACCGATGCGGCTCCCCGATCCGGCCGACCCACCCGACGGCATCGCCAAAGCCGATGCCGTCATCCTGTTCATCGATCGCGCCCGGCGCCGCAATCCGGACCTGGAAGAGGATGCCGGGACTCTGCCGGCCGCGGGACAGATCTGCCGCAGGCTCGACGGCCTACCGCTCGCCATCGAGCTTGCAGCCGCTCGGGCGAACGTGCTGAGTATTCCCGAGATCGCCGAACGACTGGACGAACGACTCTCCCTCCTGACCCGCGGAGACAGGGGCCTGCCGCACCGACATGTCGCCCTCCGCGAGACGATCCGCTGGAGCTACGACCTCCTGAATGACGATGAGCGCAAGCTGTTCGACCGCTTATCGGTGTTCAAGGGCGGCTTCACCCTGGAGGCTGCCCACCATGTAGGGGAAACAACATCAGAAACACTCGACCTCATCGGCGGCCTGGTCGAGAAGTCGCTGCTGCAAGCAGAGATCGTCCCCGACCGGCCGACCCGATATCGCTCTCTCGAAACGCTGCGTGAGTTCGCCGCCGCCCGACTGGATGAAGCGGATTTGACCGGCGTCTGTGCAGGCCGGCACCTCGACTACTACCTGGCCGGAGCTAGAAATGCAGCTGCTTCGGTAGGTGGACCCGATGAACCGGTCTGGTTCGCCAGGCTCGATCAGGACCACGACAACCTCCGGGCCGCCCTAGATCGTGCCACCGCCGATAATCCCGTCGCCGCGATCGAACTGGCCGACGCCCTCACCTCATTCTGGATGCATCGGGGATACGCTCCCGAGGGCAGGAAACGCCTCCTCGACCTGCTCGACCGATACCGCGACCTTCCCGAGGACCTCGTGGCCAAAGCGGAGTGGACCCTCGGAGTCCTCGCCTACTCGATGGACGACTACACCGCCGCCCGTATCTCGATGGAGCGAGCCCTGGAAATCGAACGTGGAGCAGGCGAGACCGGGAGGGTGGCTCGCGTTCTGAACGGAATCGGCGTGCTGGCACTCCAGTCCGGGGATTATGCAACAGCCAGGCAGCGATATGAGGAGTCCTCGACGATGTTCGAGGCACTCGGAGACGTCCGGGGAGTAGCAACTGCGGAGCTCAATCTCGGCATCGCACTCGTGAACCTCGGCGAAGTCGCCACAGCGCGAGAACACTTCGAGGCGGCCAGAGACCGGTTCGAGAAGATCGGCGATGATCGTGAGCGGGCCCATTGTCTTCTTCGCCTGGGATTCGTGGACGAACTGGAGGGGCGGGCCGACACCGCGCTCGATCTCCACCATCAGTCTCTCGAGATCAACCGGCAGCTCGGGAATCGACTGGGCGTGGCCGACGCCGCTCAGTACACCGCCGACCTCGAGGCCTCGCATGGGTCGGAAGACATGGCGGCTCTCCTCCTCATCGAGTCCCTGGAGGCGTTCGTCGACCTCGACTCGCCGGTAGGGGTGGCGAGAGTGCTCTTCACAACCGCCGTACTCGCCACGCGGCGAGGGGACGCAGGCAGTGCGGCGAAGCTCTACGGAGCCGAAGAAGCGATCCGGGATGTGGCCCGGGCACCAGTACCCGCCGCCAACCGGGCCGGCCACGACAATGTGGTCGCCTCACTCCAGGACGAGCTCGGGACCACCCAGTTTGAAGCTCTCCGTAGCCGCGGTCGCATGCTGAGCAGAGACCAAACGGTCGAACTGGCTCTTCAGGTCCTTCACAACTGA
- a CDS encoding alpha/beta hydrolase, which translates to MGRIRLIIRLALAVLVAVVGRTFHRIFRGPVVPTWSWSVEMTVVALRAFIMASAVGGDRAERRALEASFNPRLPRSLRDLVAVRPGSVGSIRGEWHERGGHLDDRATILYLHGGAYLSGNPATHRRFVARLTWETHTRSFVADYRIAPAHPFPAAVDDALSAYLGLLEEGIEPGKIILAGDSAGGGLATALLLRLRDEHHPLPAGSILFSPYTDLEHQSESLRRNWQTDYLPLGDARPNLEYIGTADPRNPYVSPRYGDFTGIAPMLIFAGGREMILDDSLNLAEAAKRDGADVDLILEPDMFHVWPALIPGHPATARAMAKSAEFVVERAVSPGS; encoded by the coding sequence ATGGGAAGAATCAGACTCATTATTCGCCTGGCGCTGGCCGTACTCGTTGCAGTCGTCGGCCGGACCTTCCACCGGATCTTCAGAGGCCCCGTCGTCCCGACCTGGTCATGGTCGGTAGAGATGACGGTGGTGGCCCTGCGCGCCTTCATCATGGCGAGCGCCGTCGGCGGCGACAGAGCCGAACGGAGAGCACTCGAGGCGAGTTTCAATCCCCGTCTACCGCGGAGCCTGCGCGACCTGGTCGCGGTGCGCCCGGGATCCGTCGGATCCATACGAGGGGAATGGCATGAACGGGGCGGCCACCTGGATGACCGGGCGACCATCCTCTACCTCCACGGCGGTGCGTACCTCTCAGGCAACCCGGCCACCCATCGGCGCTTCGTTGCCCGGTTGACCTGGGAGACCCACACCCGCTCATTCGTCGCCGACTACCGGATTGCTCCTGCGCATCCGTTTCCGGCGGCGGTCGACGATGCACTGTCCGCCTACCTGGGGCTCCTAGAAGAGGGAATCGAACCTGGGAAGATCATTCTGGCCGGAGACTCCGCCGGCGGTGGACTGGCCACCGCGCTCCTGCTCCGTCTCAGGGATGAGCACCATCCCCTTCCGGCCGGCAGCATCCTCTTCTCCCCCTACACCGACCTCGAACACCAAAGCGAGAGCCTGCGGCGGAACTGGCAAACGGACTACCTTCCCCTTGGCGATGCCCGTCCCAACCTGGAGTACATCGGTACCGCCGACCCGCGCAACCCGTATGTCTCACCGAGGTACGGGGACTTCACGGGGATTGCACCGATGCTCATTTTCGCCGGGGGGAGGGAGATGATCCTCGACGACTCCCTCAACCTGGCCGAGGCGGCCAAACGGGACGGCGCGGACGTCGACCTGATTCTCGAACCGGATATGTTCCACGTCTGGCCCGCTTTGATTCCGGGCCACCCGGCAACGGCGCGCGCGATGGCGAAGTCCGCGGAGTTCGTGGTGGAACGAGCGGTGAGCCCGGGGTCGTGA
- a CDS encoding ABC transporter permease: MGRFLVRRIISSVITLFLFATVVFFVAKVMMPGDFTNNFMPGLGEGRAELQAELGLDRPLFEQWWRFMESFVRGRFGETTDGRPILDLMTTLLPWSLLIFTLSIGLAFLTGHWLGKVVGWSKSRRLKAIIRLGAVTTHTLFPPFLTFVLAVAWINLAGLAGRSAMISLADVDQGAIRVGRSFMILPTTGDPLLWQMSAAFVVTGIVVLSMQRPFLRLFRRRIPGWVLFLLWVGLNLAFWQYLGERAKALDVLFLLSLPLLAVAILTIGEIILVVEAAMDGVAQEAYIHTARAIGMPEKQVRNRHAARVALLPALSRFVVSLPFVLSGLVIVEYAFSVPAHYGASINFPGLSSVLFASLQARDYPLVVGGLLFIGLISVGARIVLDVLHAMLDPRTRYGQTDRPTEMAI; the protein is encoded by the coding sequence ATGGGGCGCTTCCTGGTCAGGCGGATCATTTCCTCGGTCATCACCCTATTTCTGTTCGCCACCGTGGTCTTCTTCGTCGCCAAGGTCATGATGCCGGGCGATTTCACGAACAACTTCATGCCGGGTCTCGGAGAAGGGAGAGCCGAGCTCCAGGCAGAGTTGGGTCTCGACCGGCCCCTTTTCGAGCAATGGTGGCGGTTCATGGAGAGCTTCGTTCGGGGGCGCTTCGGGGAGACAACCGACGGACGTCCGATTCTCGACCTCATGACAACTCTGCTGCCGTGGAGCCTTCTGATCTTCACGCTCTCGATCGGCCTGGCGTTCTTGACCGGCCACTGGCTCGGCAAGGTCGTCGGCTGGTCGAAGAGCCGTCGGCTGAAGGCCATCATCCGCCTGGGTGCAGTGACGACCCACACGCTCTTTCCCCCGTTCCTCACCTTCGTGCTGGCGGTCGCCTGGATCAACCTGGCCGGTCTGGCCGGTCGCAGCGCCATGATCAGCCTCGCCGACGTCGATCAGGGTGCGATCAGGGTCGGGAGATCTTTCATGATCCTGCCGACCACGGGTGACCCTCTGCTCTGGCAGATGTCCGCCGCCTTCGTCGTGACCGGGATCGTGGTTCTGAGTATGCAGAGGCCCTTCCTGCGATTGTTCCGGCGTCGCATTCCCGGGTGGGTTCTGTTCCTCCTGTGGGTTGGACTCAACCTGGCTTTCTGGCAGTACCTCGGCGAACGCGCCAAGGCTCTCGACGTTCTCTTTCTGCTTTCCCTCCCGTTGCTGGCAGTCGCCATACTGACGATCGGAGAGATCATCCTCGTGGTGGAAGCAGCCATGGACGGAGTGGCTCAGGAGGCCTATATACATACGGCGCGGGCCATCGGCATGCCGGAGAAGCAGGTACGCAACCGCCATGCGGCAAGAGTGGCGCTGCTACCCGCCCTCAGCCGTTTCGTCGTTTCGTTGCCGTTCGTACTGTCGGGCCTGGTCATCGTCGAGTATGCCTTCTCGGTACCCGCCCACTACGGAGCATCGATCAACTTCCCCGGGTTGAGCTCGGTGCTGTTCGCTTCGCTGCAGGCGAGGGACTACCCGCTAGTAGTAGGAGGCTTGCTATTCATCGGGTTGATCTCGGTGGGAGCCCGGATCGTGCTCGACGTGCTGCACGCCATGCTCGATCCTCGAACCCGCTACGGCCAGACCGACCGGCCGACTGAGATGGCGATATGA
- a CDS encoding ABC transporter permease subunit, giving the protein MKRRSWWSIAWVRFRSNKLAMFGVFLIGMYAAAAFVHPILMATVWDRDTYHPIYGHDDVIVQKEVVLVVTDDDTQIQLMRARMVNPFVEVGESVSEVTLPEPFTVEHPLGVDNLGRDVLSMVLAASTPSFVVGLSAAITTAVVGLLVATTAAYWRGPTDMILTEVSDTLQLLPAPLLMVILGAGPFRDSLGPLAFGLIYGVVAGASGAAIVLRSQALSVLSRPFIDATRVAGAGAKQIILRHLLPHLVPVAALYMLLGASGAIVADGFVSFLGFSNTRLNWGTIIFFAMSLPPANRAGIPWEAIIAAAGAISLFSAAFYLVGLGFRDIARATD; this is encoded by the coding sequence ATGAAACGCCGGTCATGGTGGAGCATCGCATGGGTGCGGTTCCGGTCGAACAAGCTGGCAATGTTCGGCGTGTTCCTCATCGGCATGTATGCGGCAGCTGCCTTCGTGCATCCGATCTTGATGGCAACGGTCTGGGATCGCGACACCTACCACCCGATCTACGGGCATGACGACGTCATCGTCCAGAAGGAAGTCGTCCTGGTTGTGACCGACGATGACACACAAATTCAACTGATGCGGGCCCGGATGGTGAATCCGTTCGTTGAAGTCGGTGAATCAGTGTCCGAGGTCACCCTCCCCGAACCGTTCACGGTCGAGCATCCGCTCGGTGTGGACAATCTTGGACGGGACGTCTTGTCGATGGTGCTGGCGGCGAGCACTCCGAGTTTTGTGGTCGGCCTTTCCGCGGCGATCACGACCGCGGTCGTCGGGCTGCTGGTGGCGACGACTGCTGCGTATTGGCGAGGGCCGACCGACATGATCCTGACCGAGGTGTCCGACACCCTCCAACTGCTCCCGGCGCCCTTACTGATGGTTATTCTCGGTGCCGGGCCGTTTCGGGATTCGCTCGGTCCACTTGCCTTCGGGTTGATCTACGGTGTCGTCGCCGGGGCATCGGGTGCGGCCATCGTGCTGCGGAGCCAGGCCTTGAGCGTGTTGAGCAGACCATTCATCGACGCCACCCGTGTGGCGGGGGCGGGTGCCAAACAGATCATTCTGAGGCATCTGTTGCCGCATCTGGTGCCGGTGGCAGCCCTCTACATGTTGCTCGGCGCCAGCGGAGCAATCGTGGCGGATGGGTTCGTGTCGTTTCTCGGCTTCAGCAACACCCGGCTGAACTGGGGAACCATCATCTTCTTTGCCATGTCGCTCCCTCCGGCCAACCGGGCCGGGATTCCGTGGGAAGCGATCATCGCCGCTGCGGGTGCAATCAGCCTGTTTTCTGCGGCGTTCTACCTGGTTGGTTTGGGGTTCCGAGACATCGCCCGGGCAACCGACTGA
- a CDS encoding RNA-binding protein, giving the protein MNIYVGNLPYTFTSSDLESVFTPFGEVTSSQVIMDRATGRSRGFGFIEMANDDEGREAIEKLDGSDMDGRRLTVNEARPRQERRPGGGGGGDRY; this is encoded by the coding sequence ATGAACATCTATGTAGGCAACTTGCCCTATACATTCACGTCTTCGGATCTCGAGAGCGTGTTCACCCCCTTCGGTGAGGTCACCTCCTCCCAGGTCATCATGGACCGCGCCACCGGTCGCTCCCGTGGGTTCGGGTTCATCGAGATGGCCAACGATGACGAAGGACGCGAAGCGATCGAGAAGCTCGACGGATCCGACATGGACGGACGCCGTCTGACCGTCAACGAGGCTCGCCCACGCCAGGAGCGCCGCCCGGGCGGTGGAGGCGGCGGCGACCGTTACTAG
- a CDS encoding FKBP-type peptidyl-prolyl cis-trans isomerase, protein MPASGDRVTVHYTGMLDDGSEFDSSLDGDPLEFEMGAGQVIPGFERAVEPLSVDESATFRLEPGDAYGETRDDLVFDVPAANAPDGLTVGDSVQLATGQPAIVLNVSEATVQVDANHPLAGQALTFTVELVSVVSEGNR, encoded by the coding sequence ATGCCGGCTTCCGGCGACCGGGTCACGGTTCACTACACGGGAATGCTCGACGATGGATCGGAGTTCGATTCATCACTCGACGGCGATCCTCTCGAATTCGAGATGGGTGCCGGCCAGGTGATTCCCGGGTTTGAACGGGCCGTGGAACCCCTTTCCGTTGACGAGTCCGCCACATTCCGACTCGAACCGGGCGATGCGTACGGCGAGACGCGGGACGACCTCGTGTTCGACGTACCAGCAGCAAACGCTCCCGACGGACTCACCGTCGGCGACTCGGTGCAACTAGCCACCGGGCAGCCGGCAATCGTGCTGAACGTATCGGAAGCGACTGTGCAGGTCGATGCCAATCATCCGCTCGCCGGTCAAGCGCTCACCTTTACGGTCGAGCTCGTGTCGGTTGTTTCAGAAGGAAATCGGTAA
- a CDS encoding ABC transporter ATP-binding protein, with product MSTLRLAWEMIRYRPALFSFSAVLWTIVHSLPIVFGLLIGQVFDRLAGTGPAGASPWTAVIVFAALAIGRNGVLWFADVAWITYWNDQALQLRRNLLRWLLEAPGSRTIAVDPSQAISTFRDDIDDLLEYVENWVDLGGVVAFGLGSVFVMARIDAGLTGLILIPLLLTGVLTQSLSPQIRNRRRVMRTATENVTGFVGETFGAVQAVKLARAEKALLGEFRQLNQTRRAAALRDTFLTELLRSINTNMATVGTALVLIVAAGAIRDGTFTVGDLAVFLTYLPRLTGYTAFVGDIIAQYRRTGVAFERVKRLAVDAPDEALMERTRVPLSGDVPSLPPVRLEAADRLQHLDVSNLTFRYPDSEDGIADISFTLDRSTFTVITGKIGSGKTTLLRALLGLVPFEGSITWNGHEITDPASFLTPPRSAYTPQVPRLFSDTLADNIALGQRVTRERLREAVALAVLDPDLERLEDGLDTMVGARGVKLSGGQLQRSAAARMFATEAELLVFDDLSSALDLHTEAELWTRLFERRDVTCLVVSHRRVALQRADQILVMDGGRLVERGTLDELLDRSSLMRDLWAATDEAP from the coding sequence ATGAGCACACTCCGACTCGCCTGGGAGATGATCCGCTACCGGCCGGCGCTCTTCTCGTTCAGTGCAGTGTTGTGGACCATCGTCCACTCCCTCCCGATCGTTTTCGGGTTGTTGATCGGCCAGGTCTTCGATCGGCTGGCCGGCACAGGTCCGGCCGGAGCGAGTCCATGGACCGCCGTGATTGTGTTCGCTGCTCTTGCGATCGGACGCAACGGAGTGCTCTGGTTTGCGGATGTGGCCTGGATCACTTACTGGAACGATCAGGCCCTCCAGCTGCGAAGAAACTTGCTTCGCTGGCTGCTGGAAGCCCCCGGTTCGCGAACGATAGCCGTCGACCCTTCCCAGGCGATCTCAACGTTTCGGGATGACATCGACGACCTTCTGGAGTACGTGGAGAACTGGGTCGACCTCGGCGGGGTGGTCGCGTTCGGCCTGGGCTCGGTGTTCGTCATGGCCAGGATCGACGCCGGGCTCACCGGATTGATCCTCATCCCACTCCTCCTCACCGGGGTGCTCACGCAGTCGCTGAGCCCTCAGATCCGCAACCGGAGGCGGGTGATGCGCACCGCCACTGAGAACGTGACGGGCTTCGTGGGCGAGACGTTCGGCGCAGTGCAAGCGGTGAAACTCGCCCGCGCCGAGAAGGCTCTTCTCGGTGAATTCCGGCAGCTCAACCAGACGCGCCGCGCCGCGGCCCTCCGGGACACCTTTCTCACCGAACTGCTGCGCTCCATCAATACCAACATGGCCACTGTCGGGACCGCCCTCGTCCTCATCGTCGCCGCCGGGGCCATCCGGGACGGTACCTTCACAGTCGGCGACCTCGCCGTGTTCTTGACCTACCTGCCCCGACTCACGGGCTACACGGCATTCGTGGGCGACATCATTGCTCAGTACCGGAGAACCGGAGTTGCGTTCGAACGGGTCAAGAGACTCGCCGTTGATGCGCCGGATGAAGCGCTGATGGAAAGGACCCGCGTTCCTCTCTCCGGCGATGTCCCATCCCTGCCGCCGGTTCGTCTCGAGGCTGCCGACCGCCTGCAGCATCTCGATGTGAGCAATCTGACCTTCCGGTATCCGGACTCCGAGGATGGAATCGCGGACATCTCGTTCACACTTGATCGCAGCACCTTCACCGTGATTACAGGCAAGATCGGCTCCGGCAAGACGACCCTGTTGCGGGCGCTGCTCGGACTGGTCCCGTTTGAGGGCTCTATCACCTGGAATGGACACGAGATCACGGATCCCGCCTCGTTCTTGACCCCGCCGCGCTCGGCCTACACGCCTCAGGTGCCCCGGTTGTTTTCCGACACATTGGCCGACAACATTGCCCTCGGGCAACGCGTCACCCGGGAGCGGTTGCGGGAAGCGGTGGCACTGGCCGTGCTGGATCCCGATCTCGAGCGCCTCGAGGACGGCCTTGACACGATGGTCGGCGCCCGGGGCGTGAAATTGTCGGGCGGTCAACTTCAGCGGTCGGCGGCGGCGCGAATGTTCGCCACCGAGGCCGAGTTGCTGGTGTTTGACGATCTCTCGTCGGCGCTGGACCTTCACACCGAAGCCGAGCTGTGGACGCGCCTATTCGAACGCCGGGATGTGACCTGCCTGGTCGTCTCCCACCGTCGGGTGGCACTGCAACGCGCCGATCAGATCCTGGTGATGGACGGCGGTCGCCTCGTGGAACGCGGAACACTCGATGAACTACTGGACCGGTCGTCCTTGATGCGTGACCTCTGGGCGGCCACCGATGAGGCCCCCTGA